One Phycisphaera mikurensis NBRC 102666 DNA window includes the following coding sequences:
- a CDS encoding UDP-N-acetylglucosamine--N-acetylmuramyl-(pentapeptide) pyrophosphoryl-undecaprenol N-acetylglucosamine transferase: MIYFAGGGTGGHVYPNVAVAERLGPMLAERGKALRAVYAVSDRAVDARVCEAEGLEAVALPARPAATRPDRALRFAAAFRRARAVAARRVAADRPAALLATGGFVSGPAVAAARRAGVPTALITLDAVAGRAARWLARGCDARFLAVAGAGLPEAKTVGYPLRSASLAAGRDPGEARAGYGLNPRHPTLLVFAGSSGAETINRGSPAFFADRARDPRLRGWQVLHLTGGKLLAETRAAYAAAGVAAAVRGYEPAMGRAWAAADLALTRCGAGGVAEARANAVPCVFLPYPWHRDGHQERNAGPLVAAGGAVVTPDRVAPAANAASLGDTLLPLLENPARRAAMRAALRAMPATDAATALAAWLLGRAGGGPPADGRG; the protein is encoded by the coding sequence GTGATCTACTTCGCGGGGGGCGGGACGGGGGGGCACGTGTACCCGAACGTCGCGGTGGCGGAGAGGCTCGGGCCGATGCTGGCGGAGCGGGGGAAGGCCCTGCGTGCGGTCTACGCCGTGAGCGACCGGGCGGTGGACGCGCGGGTCTGCGAGGCGGAGGGGCTGGAGGCGGTGGCGCTGCCGGCGCGTCCCGCGGCCACGCGGCCGGACCGGGCGTTGCGCTTCGCCGCGGCCTTCCGGCGTGCCCGGGCGGTCGCCGCCCGCCGCGTCGCGGCCGACCGGCCGGCGGCGCTGCTGGCCACCGGGGGCTTCGTGAGCGGCCCGGCAGTCGCGGCCGCCCGCCGGGCCGGCGTGCCGACCGCGCTGATCACCCTCGACGCCGTCGCCGGCCGCGCCGCGCGCTGGCTCGCCCGCGGCTGCGACGCCCGCTTCCTGGCCGTCGCGGGCGCGGGCCTGCCCGAGGCGAAGACCGTCGGCTACCCGCTGCGGTCCGCCTCGCTGGCCGCCGGCCGCGACCCGGGCGAAGCCCGCGCCGGCTACGGCTTGAACCCGCGACACCCCACGCTGCTCGTCTTCGCCGGCTCGTCGGGCGCCGAGACGATCAACCGCGGATCGCCGGCCTTCTTCGCCGATCGGGCCCGCGATCCGCGGCTCCGCGGCTGGCAGGTCCTCCACCTCACCGGCGGGAAGCTCCTGGCGGAAACCCGCGCCGCCTACGCGGCCGCCGGCGTCGCCGCCGCGGTCCGCGGCTACGAGCCCGCCATGGGCCGCGCCTGGGCCGCCGCCGACCTCGCCCTGACCCGCTGCGGGGCCGGCGGCGTCGCCGAGGCCCGGGCCAACGCGGTGCCCTGCGTCTTCCTGCCCTACCCCTGGCACCGCGACGGGCACCAGGAACGCAACGCCGGACCCCTGGTCGCGGCCGGCGGCGCCGTCGTCACCCCCGACCGCGTCGCCCCCGCCGCCAACGCCGCCTCCCTGGGCGACACCCTCCTCCCGCTGCTCGAGAACCCCGCCCGCCGCGCCGCCATGCGGGCCGCCCTCCGCGCCATGCCCGCCACCGACGCCGCCACCGCCCTCGCCGCGTGGCTCCTGGGCCGAGCCGGGGGAGGGCCGCCCGCCGACGGGCGCGGCTGA
- a CDS encoding glycoside hydrolase family 52 protein: MNIFYNAQHSPFGAFASFTLGFRGSRGGLGLEQGKPADEPVFVGCESAEDPNRFLALPFFDPPTSEAAEAFTSGDEEEPKMEDHFFGRIAGVTTEHFPEDAIRRRLGAATDTWQAGDLTFRVISAGEPVPDPEDPATDEAELKRLTCPAVIAELTLDNTGCDRERKAFFGFGGNDPYSAMRSFRTPRCRAIAQGRIKAIAVSADQPGTELGQAFDPEALLRPVRPGNPEHFIGPMGLITTAVPAGETATVRYAVAFFREGRATSGLETAYFYTRFFGDLGGVCDHALATADAAIAGAEALDARVDAAGLSEDRRWQLCHAVHSYYGSTQLLDDVDPRHPASLLPGRREGRSPRWVVNEGEFRMMNTFDLTADMIFFALDFHPWTQRNVMDAFIDRYAYRDEVKFPGETEADGSPRWFPGGLSFTHDHGTTNHFTPAGKSCYEFGDLRGCFSHMTAEQLTNFVCCAAVYAHATGDAAWVRRRRETFEDCLVSLENRDHHDPARRNGVIGSDSSRCGPLGAEITTYDSLDASLGQTRNNSYMAVKTWASWVVLAGLFDTLGDGERARRSRASAGRAAQTIASAELPGGTLPSILFEGHDDPIIPTIEGLVFPPRCGQAEALAEDGLYAGLIAALKRHAEAAVVPGRCVFGEGPHAGAWKLSSTTTNSWLSKIYLNQHVFHGLLGIPRGDAAAAADASHVRWLTHPEASWWAWSDQCFKGVPRGSRYYPRGVTSWLWLSEPADPPGVDRDPGGA; this comes from the coding sequence ATGAACATCTTCTACAACGCGCAGCACAGCCCCTTCGGCGCCTTCGCCAGCTTCACCCTCGGCTTCCGGGGCTCGCGCGGCGGCCTGGGGCTCGAGCAGGGCAAGCCGGCGGACGAGCCGGTGTTCGTGGGGTGCGAGTCGGCGGAGGACCCCAACCGCTTCCTGGCGCTGCCGTTCTTCGACCCGCCCACGAGCGAGGCGGCCGAGGCGTTCACCTCCGGCGACGAGGAGGAACCGAAGATGGAAGACCACTTCTTCGGCCGCATCGCGGGGGTGACGACCGAGCACTTCCCCGAGGACGCGATCCGCCGGCGGCTCGGCGCGGCGACGGACACCTGGCAAGCGGGCGACCTGACCTTTCGCGTGATCTCGGCGGGCGAGCCGGTGCCCGATCCCGAGGATCCCGCGACCGACGAGGCGGAGCTCAAGCGGCTCACGTGCCCGGCGGTGATCGCGGAGCTGACGCTGGACAACACCGGCTGCGACCGCGAGCGGAAGGCGTTCTTCGGCTTCGGCGGCAACGACCCGTATTCGGCGATGCGGAGCTTCCGCACCCCGAGGTGCCGGGCGATCGCCCAGGGACGGATCAAGGCGATCGCGGTGTCGGCGGACCAGCCGGGCACCGAGCTGGGGCAGGCCTTCGACCCCGAAGCGCTGCTCCGCCCGGTCCGGCCGGGCAACCCGGAGCACTTCATCGGCCCGATGGGGCTGATCACCACGGCGGTGCCCGCGGGCGAGACGGCGACGGTGCGGTACGCGGTCGCGTTCTTCCGGGAGGGGCGGGCCACCAGCGGGCTGGAGACGGCGTACTTCTACACGCGCTTCTTCGGGGATCTCGGCGGGGTGTGCGACCACGCGCTGGCGACCGCGGACGCCGCGATCGCGGGGGCGGAGGCGCTGGACGCGCGGGTGGACGCGGCGGGCCTGAGCGAGGACCGGCGCTGGCAGCTGTGCCACGCGGTGCACTCGTACTACGGCAGCACGCAGCTGCTCGACGACGTCGATCCGCGGCACCCCGCGTCGCTGCTGCCCGGCCGCCGCGAGGGCCGCTCGCCGCGGTGGGTGGTGAACGAGGGCGAGTTCCGGATGATGAACACGTTCGACCTAACGGCGGACATGATCTTCTTCGCCCTGGACTTCCACCCCTGGACGCAGCGGAACGTGATGGACGCCTTCATCGACCGCTACGCGTACCGCGACGAGGTGAAGTTTCCCGGCGAGACCGAGGCCGACGGGAGCCCCCGCTGGTTCCCCGGCGGGCTGTCCTTCACGCACGACCACGGCACGACCAACCACTTCACGCCGGCGGGCAAGAGCTGCTACGAGTTCGGCGACCTGCGCGGGTGCTTCAGCCACATGACCGCGGAGCAGCTGACCAACTTCGTCTGCTGCGCCGCGGTCTACGCCCACGCAACCGGCGACGCCGCGTGGGTGCGGCGGCGGCGGGAGACCTTCGAGGACTGCCTGGTCTCGCTGGAGAACCGCGACCACCACGACCCGGCGCGACGCAACGGCGTCATCGGTTCGGACTCGTCACGCTGCGGTCCGCTGGGTGCGGAGATCACCACGTACGACAGCCTCGACGCGTCGCTGGGACAGACGCGGAACAACAGCTACATGGCGGTGAAGACCTGGGCGAGCTGGGTGGTGCTCGCCGGGCTGTTCGACACGCTCGGCGACGGCGAGCGGGCCCGGCGGAGCCGGGCGTCGGCCGGCAGGGCGGCGCAGACGATCGCCTCGGCGGAGCTGCCGGGCGGGACGCTGCCGTCGATCCTCTTCGAGGGCCACGACGACCCGATCATCCCGACGATCGAGGGGCTGGTCTTCCCGCCGCGCTGCGGGCAGGCGGAGGCGCTCGCCGAGGACGGCCTCTACGCGGGGCTCATCGCGGCGCTCAAGCGGCACGCCGAGGCCGCGGTGGTGCCGGGGAGGTGCGTCTTCGGCGAGGGTCCCCACGCGGGGGCCTGGAAGCTCTCCTCGACGACGACCAACTCGTGGCTCTCGAAGATCTACCTGAACCAGCACGTGTTCCACGGCCTGCTCGGCATCCCGCGCGGGGACGCCGCCGCGGCGGCGGACGCGAGCCACGTGCGGTGGCTGACGCACCCCGAGGCCTCGTGGTGGGCGTGGAGCGACCAGTGCTTCAAGGGCGTGCCCCGCGGGTCCCGCTACTACCCGCGGGGGGTGACCAGCTGGCTGTGGCTGTCCGAGCCCGCCGATCCGCCCGGCGTCGATCGAGATCCGGGCGGTGCCTGA
- a CDS encoding exodeoxyribonuclease V subunit gamma: MPVRLFESDRFEPLWTRFLEATDPRTAANPLRPEEVVVPGGGWEAWLTRRLARERGAAVRPRCSALAALLLGVQRRAGAADRDGRTFFDVDGWTLRLAAALREERADGPPARWLAAGVGDEDALERRVQLGRRLAVLLDGYLLTRPELVEAMAAEPESLPEEMNGRFADAFAWQARLFGPLLRESGIGPAGPAYEALAEELATGEGHHPAVPARVAVWVSGAVAPAQLRGLEMLDAAGCAVTVLVLAASETYLADLLPASWFGDEEAAELDDPDLHRELPHPLLAAWGQLTRDRQKLLLEETAGERWQPQEVEPAREAAEPADRGLLGALQATIRGARPPEPGMADADGSVVVHGAGGLRRQAEVLRERLLVAFDELPGLRPEDVLVLCPDPEAFAPHVEAVFERPVPGQAQPLTVHLSGRSPRRERPGVSAFFRLLGVLGGRAEAPEVLGLVADPAFATPGMPDAAGAAALGADVGAAGIRFGFDAADRAAEGRPADATHTWEAGLDRLTLGTLLPPPEGGRLGEPVGSVVTLDRAERAETLGALAGFVGRLHAACAEADEPADARAWSARAVAWSEGFLAEGFDDFGRAQVREAAESLAEDAEAAGLAEDLPLSVWSAELGRRLDGVAGGGRFRTGGVTVCEPAAAAWLPHRVVAWLGLSDGSFPRRTPEASFDLAAAEHRPGDRPAAAVDRSLLLGSLMAAGDRFLVVFEDRDTHGDPRAPAAVVVELLEVLRTLVGEEHADAVSPVHHPMHAFSPDAFDAAEPGRQGVEPEMLAAAEALVAGRRGDAPAVAASGDAAAGVEPVTEVPLRDLEDLMCRAWILRLRALGVGADFADAVPEAEDPQELDALEDWQLREALLAHGLGGVGAEEARRRLAAAGRTPAGAMGDRVLGRLAAEAEAVAAAVERAAGAGGLASFAPLTIEAEVDDVRVAGRVERVRPGLHLHATSSRLKAKRRAAAWVRHVVLAAAGEGRRGVVVGRPEAGPGVQTLDLAPLRPGEAWEHLGVMLRWLERARREPLPCDADVAAAFPKDDEPRPSDIEAALARFHEAPGSGQPAAADGPDVKLAFGDADPMRLEDAELGNLQAAMARDLWGPLEACLRGAAEGASS; the protein is encoded by the coding sequence GTGCCCGTCCGCCTCTTCGAGTCCGACCGCTTCGAGCCGCTCTGGACGCGGTTCCTCGAGGCGACGGACCCGCGGACGGCGGCGAATCCGCTGCGGCCCGAGGAGGTGGTGGTGCCCGGGGGCGGGTGGGAGGCGTGGCTGACGCGGCGGCTCGCCAGGGAGCGCGGGGCCGCGGTGCGGCCGCGGTGCTCGGCACTGGCGGCGTTGCTCCTGGGGGTGCAGCGGCGGGCGGGGGCGGCGGATCGCGACGGCCGGACCTTCTTCGACGTGGATGGGTGGACGCTGCGGCTGGCGGCGGCGCTGCGGGAGGAGCGGGCGGACGGCCCGCCCGCGCGCTGGCTCGCGGCGGGCGTCGGAGACGAGGACGCGCTGGAGCGGCGGGTGCAGCTGGGCCGGCGGCTGGCGGTGCTGCTGGACGGGTACCTGCTGACGCGGCCGGAGCTGGTGGAGGCGATGGCGGCGGAGCCGGAGTCGCTTCCCGAAGAGATGAACGGGCGGTTCGCCGACGCCTTCGCCTGGCAGGCGCGGCTGTTCGGCCCGCTGCTGCGCGAGAGCGGGATCGGGCCGGCGGGGCCGGCCTACGAGGCCCTCGCGGAGGAGCTGGCGACGGGGGAGGGCCACCACCCGGCGGTGCCGGCGCGGGTGGCGGTGTGGGTGAGCGGGGCGGTCGCGCCGGCGCAGCTCCGCGGGCTGGAGATGCTCGATGCCGCGGGGTGCGCGGTGACGGTGCTCGTGCTCGCGGCTTCGGAGACGTACCTGGCCGACCTGCTCCCGGCGTCGTGGTTCGGAGACGAGGAGGCGGCGGAGCTGGACGACCCGGACCTGCACCGCGAGCTGCCGCACCCGCTGCTGGCGGCGTGGGGGCAGCTCACGCGCGACCGGCAGAAGCTGCTGCTGGAGGAAACGGCGGGGGAGCGCTGGCAGCCCCAGGAGGTGGAGCCGGCGCGGGAGGCGGCCGAGCCCGCGGACCGCGGGCTCTTGGGGGCTCTGCAGGCGACGATCCGCGGCGCGAGGCCGCCGGAGCCCGGAATGGCCGACGCCGACGGATCGGTCGTCGTCCACGGCGCCGGCGGGCTGCGGCGGCAGGCGGAGGTGCTCCGCGAGCGGCTGCTGGTGGCCTTCGACGAGCTGCCGGGCCTGCGGCCCGAGGACGTGCTGGTGCTGTGCCCCGACCCGGAGGCCTTCGCGCCGCACGTGGAGGCGGTGTTCGAGCGACCGGTGCCCGGGCAGGCCCAGCCGCTGACGGTGCACCTCTCCGGCCGATCGCCGCGGCGCGAGCGGCCGGGCGTGTCGGCGTTCTTCCGCCTGCTGGGCGTGCTCGGCGGGCGGGCGGAGGCACCCGAGGTGCTCGGGCTGGTCGCCGATCCCGCCTTCGCCACGCCGGGCATGCCCGATGCGGCGGGAGCGGCAGCTCTCGGCGCCGACGTCGGCGCGGCGGGGATCCGCTTCGGCTTCGACGCCGCCGACCGGGCGGCGGAGGGCCGGCCGGCGGACGCGACGCACACCTGGGAGGCGGGGCTGGACCGGCTGACGCTGGGCACGCTGCTGCCGCCGCCGGAGGGCGGGCGGCTGGGCGAGCCCGTCGGCTCGGTGGTCACGCTGGACCGGGCGGAGCGGGCGGAGACGCTGGGGGCGCTCGCCGGCTTCGTCGGGCGGCTGCACGCGGCGTGCGCCGAGGCCGACGAGCCGGCGGACGCACGCGCGTGGTCGGCGCGGGCGGTCGCCTGGTCCGAGGGCTTCCTCGCCGAGGGCTTCGACGACTTCGGCCGCGCCCAGGTGCGCGAGGCCGCGGAGTCGCTGGCGGAGGACGCCGAGGCGGCGGGGCTCGCCGAGGACCTGCCGCTCTCGGTCTGGTCGGCCGAGCTGGGCCGGCGGCTGGACGGCGTCGCCGGCGGCGGCCGCTTCCGCACCGGCGGTGTGACGGTGTGCGAGCCGGCGGCGGCGGCGTGGCTCCCGCACCGGGTGGTCGCGTGGCTGGGCCTCTCCGACGGCAGCTTCCCGCGGCGGACGCCCGAGGCATCCTTCGACCTCGCCGCCGCCGAGCACCGGCCCGGCGACCGGCCCGCGGCGGCGGTCGATCGTTCGCTGCTGCTGGGCTCGCTGATGGCCGCCGGCGACCGCTTCCTGGTCGTCTTCGAGGACCGCGACACGCACGGCGACCCCCGCGCCCCCGCGGCGGTGGTGGTCGAGCTGCTGGAGGTGCTGCGGACGCTCGTCGGCGAGGAGCACGCCGACGCGGTGTCCCCGGTCCACCACCCGATGCACGCCTTCAGCCCCGACGCCTTCGACGCGGCCGAGCCCGGACGGCAGGGCGTGGAGCCGGAGATGCTCGCCGCGGCGGAGGCGCTGGTGGCGGGCCGCCGCGGCGACGCTCCGGCGGTGGCGGCTTCGGGCGATGCGGCGGCCGGGGTGGAACCCGTGACGGAGGTGCCGCTCCGCGATCTCGAAGACCTGATGTGCCGCGCCTGGATCCTCCGCCTCCGCGCCCTCGGCGTCGGCGCCGACTTCGCCGACGCCGTGCCCGAGGCCGAGGACCCGCAGGAGCTCGACGCCCTCGAAGACTGGCAGCTCCGCGAAGCGCTGCTCGCGCACGGGCTCGGCGGTGTCGGCGCGGAGGAGGCCCGCCGCCGCCTCGCCGCCGCCGGTCGCACGCCCGCGGGCGCGATGGGCGACCGGGTGCTCGGCCGCCTCGCGGCGGAGGCCGAAGCCGTCGCCGCGGCGGTGGAGCGGGCGGCCGGAGCCGGTGGGCTGGCGAGCTTCGCACCGCTGACCATCGAGGCGGAGGTCGACGACGTCCGCGTGGCCGGCCGGGTGGAGCGGGTGCGGCCCGGGCTCCACCTGCACGCGACCAGCAGCCGGCTGAAGGCGAAGCGGCGGGCGGCGGCGTGGGTGCGGCACGTCGTGCTCGCGGCCGCGGGCGAGGGCCGCCGCGGCGTGGTCGTGGGCCGGCCCGAGGCCGGGCCGGGCGTGCAGACGCTCGACCTCGCCCCGCTCCGGCCGGGCGAGGCGTGGGAGCACCTCGGCGTGATGCTCCGCTGGCTCGAACGCGCGCGGCGCGAGCCGCTGCCCTGCGACGCCGACGTCGCGGCGGCGTTCCCCAAGGACGACGAGCCGCGTCCGTCGGACATCGAGGCGGCGCTGGCGAGGTTCCACGAGGCGCCGGGTTCGGGGCAGCCGGCGGCGGCCGACGGCCCGGACGTGAAGCTGGCTTTCGGCGACGCCGACCCGATGCGGCTGGAGGACGCCGAGCTCGGCAACCTGCAGGCGGCGATGGCACGGGACCTGTGGGGCCCGCTGGAGGCGTGCCTCCGCGGCGCGGCGGAGGGCGCGTCGTCTTGA
- a CDS encoding UvrD-helicase domain-containing protein, which produces MNPHPEAAGAEWPLSIALPGRHAVEASAGTGKTFTIATLHLRFVVEAGFPVNRVLVATFTEAATAELKDRLRKNLALARRLVGAAAAEGPAEEVAFAVLRRAGAAGDGLIEQEAASVARRLDRALSAFDAAPVFTLHGFCQRLLTELAFESGARFEEEVLTDARPLLDAAVAAFADAAFGDPASPLADATPAKASEWEPIRLAAKLAVEHPEAVLEPGVDLAAAAAEAARLAAPVEAAWAQRRDAIERELRTLSPGFHKTLSDKLEDHLGTLARAMREKAWAALPGALCETQLRKKVKKNQAPPADPIYAALDALRSFALSPAADLAVAARSAAAGEARARVAGLKRAGGLMGFDDMLQRVAAALADPATGPALAAEVCRRYPVAMIDEVQDTDPLQHRILERLFGDADAEAHAPHARSFFSIGDPKQSIYRFRGADVGGFVTSRQRTPVQNRHGLRTNHRTDAPLVAAAQAVFSTAGGEPFGDTGISLPAISARHAKRAALTPALDVAWVRVGGDDDGPLPTKPAATRKVVRSLVGDVLALLSEAPDLGGRPLGAGDLAVLCEKNKQLDAVAAALAAAGVPAVRPSGESVFRSPEAAIAVDLVVAWLDPTDKPRLRRAMLGPVLGHDPEALDDPDALAAAASLAAACGRRWRRAGFAAALNHAMTASGTVRRLAAESRGERRLTNLLHLGELLEQLAREDGLGPEALLARLRRATARPEEAGTAESAELRLESDAAAVRLLTIHRSKGLEFPVVFLPFLWDGGGGAKRVPVLSRPRAGEDAPAVIDLGSERLPERHLRDEAEQREEKVRLLYVALTRAKHQTRLHVAATKQTGLTPLGGLVCGDTDPKTLKTEDAWRSRLASWCDRVAAEATADLAVQGFDEPAWRTIELRDTQTGHAAPSLSEASPAAAPPLVRRALDRFPPPALRSSSFSSLTAGGHGSASAPEPVDRDAEPAAGGGVPTEAEEEGPLDAMPGGTGVGLLVHAVLEDALAEPSPAGDDAAPWCRARVAATGPTHGLAPAWHDPLGDGLAATLSRPLPLAGPDEPPIALLDTDAASRSIELPFVLAAGGPGPGEVPVGAIAEVLARSGHAGTRETAERLRHADPRPVAGLLEGYIDLVVRVGGRWHVVDHKSNRVPTGYGPASLDAAMVRAMYLLQGHLYLAALHRLLRAGRDGYDPAAHLGGMAYLFVRGIAAGGDRGVYTHRPEPGLIEELAEVLS; this is translated from the coding sequence TTGAACCCGCACCCCGAGGCCGCCGGTGCCGAGTGGCCGCTGTCGATCGCGCTGCCGGGTCGCCACGCCGTGGAGGCCAGCGCCGGCACCGGCAAGACCTTCACCATCGCGACGCTGCACCTGCGCTTCGTGGTGGAGGCCGGCTTCCCGGTGAACCGCGTGCTGGTCGCCACCTTCACCGAGGCCGCGACGGCGGAGCTGAAGGACCGCCTGCGGAAAAACCTCGCGCTGGCACGCCGGCTGGTCGGGGCGGCGGCCGCGGAGGGTCCCGCCGAGGAGGTCGCCTTCGCGGTGCTCCGCCGTGCCGGCGCCGCCGGCGACGGTCTCATCGAGCAGGAAGCGGCGTCGGTCGCCCGCCGCCTCGACCGCGCCCTCTCGGCCTTCGATGCGGCGCCGGTCTTCACGCTGCACGGCTTCTGCCAGCGGCTGCTCACCGAGCTGGCCTTCGAGTCGGGCGCCCGCTTCGAGGAGGAGGTGCTCACCGACGCCCGCCCGCTGCTCGACGCCGCGGTCGCGGCCTTCGCCGACGCCGCCTTCGGCGACCCGGCGTCGCCGCTGGCGGACGCGACCCCCGCCAAGGCGAGCGAGTGGGAGCCGATCCGGCTGGCGGCGAAGCTCGCGGTGGAGCACCCCGAGGCGGTGCTGGAGCCGGGGGTGGACCTCGCCGCCGCGGCGGCGGAAGCGGCCCGCCTCGCCGCTCCCGTCGAGGCGGCTTGGGCCCAGCGTCGGGACGCGATCGAGCGGGAGCTCCGCACGCTGTCGCCGGGCTTCCACAAGACGCTGTCGGACAAGCTGGAGGACCACCTGGGCACGCTCGCCCGGGCGATGCGCGAGAAGGCCTGGGCAGCGCTGCCCGGGGCGCTCTGCGAGACGCAGCTGCGTAAGAAGGTGAAGAAGAACCAGGCACCGCCGGCGGACCCGATCTACGCCGCGCTGGATGCGCTCCGAAGCTTCGCGCTCTCCCCCGCCGCCGACCTCGCCGTGGCCGCCCGCTCTGCCGCCGCCGGCGAAGCCCGGGCCCGCGTCGCCGGGCTCAAGCGGGCCGGCGGCCTCATGGGCTTCGACGACATGCTCCAGCGGGTGGCCGCGGCGCTCGCCGATCCCGCCACCGGTCCCGCCCTCGCGGCGGAGGTCTGCCGCCGCTACCCCGTCGCGATGATCGACGAAGTGCAGGACACCGACCCGCTCCAGCACCGGATCCTCGAGCGGCTCTTCGGCGACGCGGACGCCGAGGCGCACGCGCCGCACGCTCGCTCCTTCTTCTCCATCGGCGACCCGAAGCAGTCGATCTACCGCTTCCGCGGGGCCGACGTCGGCGGCTTCGTGACGAGCCGCCAGCGGACGCCCGTCCAGAACCGGCACGGGCTGCGGACCAACCACCGCACCGACGCCCCGCTGGTCGCCGCCGCCCAGGCGGTCTTCTCCACCGCGGGCGGCGAGCCCTTCGGCGACACCGGGATCTCGCTGCCGGCGATCTCCGCGCGACACGCCAAGCGGGCGGCGCTGACGCCGGCGCTGGACGTCGCGTGGGTGCGGGTGGGCGGAGACGACGACGGTCCTTTGCCGACGAAGCCCGCGGCCACGCGGAAGGTCGTCCGCTCGCTCGTCGGGGACGTGCTCGCGCTGCTGAGCGAGGCGCCCGACCTGGGCGGCCGCCCGCTCGGCGCCGGCGACCTCGCGGTGCTCTGCGAGAAGAACAAGCAGCTCGACGCCGTGGCCGCCGCGCTCGCCGCGGCGGGCGTGCCGGCCGTGCGGCCCTCCGGCGAGAGCGTCTTCAGGAGCCCCGAGGCGGCGATCGCCGTCGACCTCGTCGTCGCGTGGCTGGATCCCACGGACAAGCCGCGGCTGCGGCGGGCGATGCTCGGCCCGGTGCTCGGGCACGACCCCGAGGCGCTCGACGATCCCGACGCGCTCGCCGCCGCCGCATCGCTCGCCGCGGCCTGCGGCCGGCGCTGGCGGCGCGCCGGCTTCGCGGCCGCGCTGAACCACGCGATGACCGCCTCGGGCACCGTCCGCCGGCTCGCGGCCGAGTCCCGCGGCGAGCGCCGGCTGACGAATCTCCTGCACCTCGGCGAGCTGTTGGAGCAGCTCGCCCGCGAGGACGGGCTCGGGCCCGAGGCGCTCCTGGCCCGGCTGCGGCGGGCGACGGCCCGGCCCGAGGAGGCGGGCACGGCCGAGTCGGCCGAGCTGCGCCTGGAGAGCGACGCGGCGGCGGTGAGGCTGCTGACGATCCACCGGAGCAAGGGGCTGGAGTTCCCGGTCGTGTTCCTGCCGTTCCTGTGGGACGGCGGCGGCGGGGCGAAGCGGGTGCCGGTGCTGTCGCGGCCGCGTGCGGGCGAGGACGCGCCGGCCGTCATCGACCTCGGCTCGGAGCGCCTGCCGGAGCGGCACCTCCGCGACGAGGCCGAGCAGCGGGAGGAGAAGGTCCGCCTCCTGTACGTCGCGCTCACGCGGGCGAAGCACCAGACGCGGCTGCACGTCGCGGCGACGAAGCAGACGGGGCTGACCCCGCTGGGTGGGCTCGTGTGCGGCGACACGGACCCGAAGACGCTCAAGACCGAGGATGCCTGGCGGTCGCGCCTCGCGTCCTGGTGCGACCGCGTCGCGGCGGAGGCCACCGCCGACCTCGCCGTGCAGGGCTTCGACGAGCCGGCCTGGCGGACGATCGAACTCCGAGACACGCAGACGGGTCACGCCGCGCCGTCGCTCTCCGAGGCCAGCCCCGCCGCCGCGCCGCCGCTGGTCCGCCGCGCCCTGGACCGCTTCCCGCCGCCGGCGCTCCGCTCGTCGAGCTTCTCGTCGCTGACCGCCGGCGGGCACGGCTCCGCGTCTGCGCCCGAGCCGGTCGACCGCGACGCCGAGCCGGCCGCGGGCGGCGGCGTGCCGACCGAGGCGGAGGAGGAAGGCCCCCTCGACGCCATGCCCGGCGGCACCGGCGTGGGCCTGCTCGTCCACGCGGTGCTCGAGGACGCGCTGGCCGAGCCCTCTCCCGCCGGCGACGACGCGGCGCCGTGGTGCCGCGCCCGCGTCGCCGCCACCGGGCCGACGCACGGGCTCGCCCCCGCGTGGCACGACCCGCTCGGCGACGGCCTCGCCGCCACGCTCAGCCGCCCGCTCCCGCTCGCGGGCCCGGACGAGCCGCCGATTGCGCTGCTGGACACCGATGCCGCGTCCCGCTCCATCGAGCTGCCCTTCGTGCTCGCCGCCGGCGGACCCGGACCCGGTGAGGTCCCGGTCGGCGCGATCGCGGAGGTGCTCGCCCGCAGCGGCCACGCGGGCACCCGCGAGACCGCGGAGCGTCTGCGCCACGCCGACCCCCGCCCGGTCGCCGGCCTGCTCGAGGGCTACATCGACCTGGTCGTCCGCGTCGGCGGCCGCTGGCACGTGGTCGACCACAAGAGCAACCGCGTGCCGACCGGCTACGGCCCCGCCTCGCTCGACGCCGCCATGGTGCGGGCGATGTACCTGCTGCAGGGCCACCTCTACCTCGCCGCGCTGCACCGGCTGCTGCGGGCCGGCCGCGACGGCTACGACCCCGCCGCGCACCTCGGCGGCATGGCCTACCTCTTCGTCCGCGGCATCGCCGCCGGCGGCGACCGCGGCGTCTACACCCACCGGCCCGAGCCGGGCCTCATCGAGGAGCTCGCGGAGGTGCTGTCGTGA